One Pseudoalteromonas rubra genomic window, ACCCTCGTTTACAACACCGCTTACAACCACAGCAGCGAATACGATCGGAACAATTACACCCGCCGATTTGTTCAACAAGCCCATGATACATACGCGCACAGCAGCGGAACGTTCTGAGCCCATTTTTACTACATATGGATTTACCGCGGTCTGCAGCACCGTCTGGCCAACGCCAATCATAAGCTGTGCGAACAAGAAGATCTCAATCATTTGCATCTTCGCTGCCGGAATATACATCAGCGCGGACAACGCCATGATTGCACAACCAATCGCCATGCCGTTTTTATACCCAACTCGTTTTATCAGCATCGCTGAGGGGATCCCCGCAACGGTTACGGCAATATAAAATGAGGAAATAATGAAAGAGGCCTGTAGCGGACTCAGTTCCAGCATTTGCTGAAGGAATGGTGTGATAGCACCATTTAACCAGGTGATACAGCCCAATATAAAAAACATTGAGCCAGCAAGTGTCATAGGTAACCAGACACTTTGCTTTTCGAGGTCATCTTTTTCCACTGTCGCTTCCATAAAACTCTTCTTGTTGCTAATTAAGATTAATACAGGTCGGATTAAAACGAATTAAAAGTAATCCGGATTATTATTTTCTGTGCTATCGGCCCAGGCAGTCGCATCATGATGACGGCTTTTAACAACTCAAAACCAAAATGACAGCGCTGACATTTAACTTTACGTTAAAATTTGACCTTTTTCTAGTTAGTTTTGTAATCAACTGTTCTCATTATGGGGAGGCAATAACACCTTCCCCACAACAAAGTAACCAGGCGATTAATCTAACTGGGTGGTACGACTGAACTTTTTATCGCCTAAACGGGTACGTAATAATACGCCATCAGCGCTGCTTACACTCATCGGAGCTGTGTAGGTTTGCCAACTCTCCCCCTTATCAAGGCTGACCTCAATCGTTAGGTACTCAAATGCACTGTTGGCATGCAGCTGACCATCTATCACTTTTGCCCCAGGCACAGGTAAATTCACATTAACACCGGCTTTATCTAACTTAGTCAGTTCTTTTAACGCCAGTGCAGCTGAAAATCCGCGCCAATCCTGAGCAAAGCGTTTCTTATCGATACGCTTTCCTTCCCAATCCGCTTTGTGCCATGCTCGCTCTGCCATCGCCAGTAATCGCGGGAACACCATTGCCTGTACCTGCGCTTCAGTACGGATAGTTTCACTCCAGACCTGACCCTGAATACCGAGGATGTTTTCTGGCTTTTCTAGCGCAGGCATCGCGCGACCGACCAGCGCCTCTAAGTTTTCAATCGGTGCACCACTGCGCGTAAAGTCGGCATTGACATAAACATCATCCGGCATGTAACTGAACGTTTTCTTGCTGTCAGTATAGCGCGCGGCCCAATAATATCCGCGTTCAGCCGGGTGCGGCTCATACGGGTGATCAAAGTACAAGTGCGTGCCATGAGATAACACCACCTGGTAGCCATCATTTGCCAGACGATGCGCCCTGTCAGCAACCCCCCATTCCCAGATATTGTCCCAAACATTTGCAGTGAAGACTTCATTTGGAAATGCATCTCGGTTAAATGGGTTAACCCTGTCATACATCAGACCGTCTTCCCATGCGCCCGGAGCAACCCCGCGCTTTGCCAACAAAGTTGCAACGCGCTGAGTAAAATAAGGTTTCAGATCGGCAGGGCCTGCAACCCCATTATTAGGATCAGCAAACATGGCCTGACAGACAGGAGAGTCCACCCAAGAGCCAGCCCCAACTTCGTCTCCGCCAAAATGCAGATTCGTCAGACGCGTACCAGCTTCACGATACATGCCTTGCAATTCATAGGTGACTTTTTCAATGAACGCATAAGTCGAGTCCTGACACACGTTCATAGAGTTATCAGTATAATTCTGTACTGTGATGTACTTTGAGGTATCCTGAGGGTCGCTCAGTAAATAGGCACGGGCCTGCTCAGGTTTACCTGCTTCCATGAGCGTATGATAACGTGCTTCCATTGCCTTGATCGATGCTCTCGCATGGCCTGGGCCTTCAATCTCAGGGATGATCTGTACGTGACGCGCTTTGGCAAATTTAAGTAATTCTACAAACTCGTCTCGGGTCAGATACCCGTTACCCGAACCTGACTTGTGAGGGCCTGTCCCAAGCTGAGTAAGTAAACACTTGCGTTCATTCAGGTCAAAGCAGCGATAAGCGCCAATGTCGGTCAGCTCAGGTAAACCTGGGATCTCCAACCGCCACCCTTCATCTTCAGAAAAGTGCCAGTGGAACTTGTTCAGTTTGTAACGTCCCATTTGTTCAACCAGCTTGAACAGCGCCTCCTTACCATGGTAGTTACGGCCGTTATCATAGTGCATGCCACGCCAGCCAAAGCGCGGAGCGTCCTTAATGTCAACGTTAGGGACGCTGACCTGGCCTTGTTGCTCAGCCGGGAATAAAGCAAGTAAACTCTGAATACCATAAAACACACCGGCATTGTCATGGCCTGTGATCACGATTTTGTCGTCGTCTATTTCCAGCTGATAGCCTTCACTGCCTAGCTCGGCTAACTCTGCTACACGCAAATAAATGGTCTTGGTCTTGCCAGCACTGATGTGATCTGGCTGAGCATCCAGCTTCAGCCCATAACCGGCTAAATCTTCTTGGAATACTGTAACTTCGCTCTGTAATCTGCCCGCATAGCGGATCTGCCATTGATCGCTGAGCTCAGCATAACCACGGTTAAAATCAACATCCATGGGTTTGGGAATAATGCGTTTCAGGGCATCTTCGCGTGAAAGTTTACCAGCCTGTTGATTTTGCTCATAACGCCATGACGCGGTTGCGCGCGGAGATAAATCCTCTGGTTCGGCATGACGATCCAACTGGTTATCACGCTCAATTGGGGCAACAAAATCCAGCATATTCTCACTGTCTGTGTTAGCGAATACAGCCGGCTTTGCGTCACCGCTAACCATAAATGCCCGGGGCATAAAGTCGGTATACGCTGCTATCCAGGCAGCCGCTTCATACGGGATTTCCAATGTTTCACCCGGCTTTAACCCGGCAAATGCTTTGGTCGGTACCAAGCGATGTAAATCACCATTCACATGTTCGAATTTCAGACCTGCGGCCTGCTGTGTGGCAACTTTTCTGATTGAGTGGAAATA contains:
- a CDS encoding family 20 glycosylhydrolase, with product MKIQKKLLTRAIAATLLVPMMAKAAWDSSQLQAFTDNTTFMFAVENNHHNGSSSFLASITLQNNSKIALPVGESDWQIYFHSIRKVATQQAAGLKFEHVNGDLHRLVPTKAFAGLKPGETLEIPYEAAAWIAAYTDFMPRAFMVSGDAKPAVFANTDSENMLDFVAPIERDNQLDRHAEPEDLSPRATASWRYEQNQQAGKLSREDALKRIIPKPMDVDFNRGYAELSDQWQIRYAGRLQSEVTVFQEDLAGYGLKLDAQPDHISAGKTKTIYLRVAELAELGSEGYQLEIDDDKIVITGHDNAGVFYGIQSLLALFPAEQQGQVSVPNVDIKDAPRFGWRGMHYDNGRNYHGKEALFKLVEQMGRYKLNKFHWHFSEDEGWRLEIPGLPELTDIGAYRCFDLNERKCLLTQLGTGPHKSGSGNGYLTRDEFVELLKFAKARHVQIIPEIEGPGHARASIKAMEARYHTLMEAGKPEQARAYLLSDPQDTSKYITVQNYTDNSMNVCQDSTYAFIEKVTYELQGMYREAGTRLTNLHFGGDEVGAGSWVDSPVCQAMFADPNNGVAGPADLKPYFTQRVATLLAKRGVAPGAWEDGLMYDRVNPFNRDAFPNEVFTANVWDNIWEWGVADRAHRLANDGYQVVLSHGTHLYFDHPYEPHPAERGYYWAARYTDSKKTFSYMPDDVYVNADFTRSGAPIENLEALVGRAMPALEKPENILGIQGQVWSETIRTEAQVQAMVFPRLLAMAERAWHKADWEGKRIDKKRFAQDWRGFSAALALKELTKLDKAGVNVNLPVPGAKVIDGQLHANSAFEYLTIEVSLDKGESWQTYTAPMSVSSADGVLLRTRLGDKKFSRTTQLD